One genomic segment of Panicum virgatum strain AP13 chromosome 2N, P.virgatum_v5, whole genome shotgun sequence includes these proteins:
- the LOC120659792 gene encoding probable cellulose synthase A catalytic subunit 8 [UDP-forming], with the protein MEGGAEAVKSGTRGGGQVCQICGDGVGTTAEGDVFAACDVCGFPVCRPCYEYERKDGTQACPQCKTKYKRHKGSPAIRGEEGDDTDADDTSDFNYPASGNDDQKQKIADRMRSWRMNAGGSGDVGRPKYDSGEIGLSKYDSGEIPRGYIPSVTNSQISGEIPGASPDHHMMSPTGNIGKRASFPYVNHSPNPSREFSGSIGNVAWKERVDGWKMKQDKGTIPMTNGTSIAPSEGRGVGDIDASTDYNMEDALLNDETRQPLSRKVPIPSSRINPYRMVIVLRLVVLSIFLHYRITNPVRNAYPLWLLSVICEIWFALSWILDQFPKWFPINRETYLDRLALRYDREGEPSQLAAVDIFVSTVDPMKEPPLVTANTVLSILAVDYPVDKVSCYVSDDGAAMLTFDALAETSEFARKWVPFVKKYNIEPRAPEWYFSQKIDYLKDKVHPSFVKDRRAMKREYEEFKIRINGLVAKAQKVPEEGWIMQDGTPWPGNNTRDHPGMIQVFLGHSGGLDTEGNELPRLVYVSREKRPGFQHHKKAGAMNALVRVSAVLTNGQYMLNLDCDHYINNSKALREAMCFLMDPNLGRSVCYVQFPQRFDGIDRNDRYANRNTVFFDINLRGLDGIQGPVYVGTGCVFNRTALYGYEPPIKQKKKGGFLSSLCGGRKKASKSKKGSDKKSQKHVDSSVPVFNLEDIEEGVEGAGFDDEKSLLMSQMSLEKRFGQSAAFVASTLMEYGGVPQSATPESLLKEAIHVISCGYEDKTEWGSEIGWIYGSVTEDILTGFKMHARGWRSIYCMPKRPAFKGSAPINLSDRLNQVLRWALGSVEILFSRHCPLWYGYGGRLKFLERFAYINTTIYPLTSIPLLIYCVLPAICLLTGKFIIPEISNFASIWFISLFLSIFATGILEMRWSGVGIDEWWRNEQFWVIGGISAHLFAVFQGLLKVLAGIDTNFTVTSKASDEDGDFAELYMFKWTTLLIPPTTILIINLVGVVAGTSYAINSGYQSWGPLFGKLFFAFWVIVHLYPFLKGLMGRQNRTPTIVVVWAILLASIFSLLWVRIDPFTTRVTGPDTQTCGINC; encoded by the exons AtggagggcggcgcggaggccgtG AAGTCggggacgcgcggcggcgggcaggtgTGCCAGATCTGTGGCGACGGCGTCGGCACCACCGCGGAGGGGGACGTCTTCGCCGCCTGCGACGTCTGCGGGTTCCCCGTGTGCCGCCCCTGCTACGAGTACGAGCGGAAGGACGGCACGCAGGCGTGCCCGCAGTGCAAGACCAAGTACAAGCGCCACAAGG GTAGCCCAGCGATCCGTGGGGAGGAAGGTGATGATACCGATGCCGATGACACCAGTGACTTCAACTACCCTGCTTCTGGCAATGATGACCAGAAGCAGAAGATTGCTGACAGAATGCGCAGCTGGCGCATGAATGCTGGGGGCAGCGGGGATGTTGGCCGCCCCAAGTATGACAGTGGCGAGATCGGGCTCTCCAAGTATGACAGTGGTGAGATCCCTCGAGGCTACATCCCGTCAGTCACAAACAGCCAG ATCTCGGGAGAAATTCCTGGAGCTTCCCCTGACCATCATATGATGTCCCCTACTGGGAACATTGGCAAGCGCGCTTCGTTTCCCTATGTGAATCATTCGC CAAATCCATCACGGGAGTTCTCTGGTAGCATTGGAAATGTTGCCTGGAAAGAGAGAGTTGATGGCTGGAAAATGAAGCAGGATAAAGGAACAATTCCCATGACTAATGGCACCAGCATTGCTCCCTCTGAGGGTCGGGGTGTTGGTGACATTGATGCATCTACTGATTACAACATGGAAGACGCCTTACT GAACGATGAAACTCGACAGCCTCTATCCAGAAAAGTGCCAATTCCTTCCTCCAGGATCAATCCTTACAGAATGGTCATTGTGCTGCGATTGGTTGTTCTAAGCATCTTCCTGCACTATCGTATCACAAATCCTGTGCGCAATGCATACCCGTTATGGCTTCTATCTGTTATATGTGAGATTTGGTTTGCTCTTTCCTGGATATTGGATCAGTTCCCAAAGTGGTTTCCAATCAACCGTGAGACTTACCTTGATAGATTGGCATTAAG GTATGACCGTGAAGGTGAGCCATCTCAGTTGGCTGCTGTTGACATTTTTGTCAGTACAGTCGACCCAATGAAGGAGCCACCTCTTGTCACTGCCAATACTGTTCTATCGATTCTTGCTGTGGATTACCCTGTCGATAAGGTCTCTTGCTATGTATCTGACGATGGAGCTGCAATGCTGACATTTGATGCACTAGCTGAGACTTCAGAATTTGCTAGAAAATGGGTACCATTTGTTAAGAAGTACAACATTGAGCCTAGAGCTCCTGAATGGTACTTCAGCCAGAAGATTGATTACTTGAAGGACAAAGTCCACCCTTCATTTGTTAAAGACCGCCGTGCCATGAAG AGAGAATATGAAGAATTTAAAATTAGGATAAATGGCCTTGTTGCTAAGGCACAGAAAGTTCCTGAGGAAGGATGGATCATGCAAGATGGCACACCATGGCCAGGCAACAATACCAGGGACCATCCTGGAATGATTCAG GTTTTCCTTGGTCACAGTGGTGGCCTTGATACTGAGGGCAATGAGCTTCCCCGTTTGGTCTATGTTTCTCGTGAGAAGCGTCCTGGATTCCAGCATCACAAGAAAGCCGGTGCCATGAATGCTCTT GTTCGTGTGTCAGCTGTGCTTACCAATGGACAGTACATGTTGAATCTTGATTGTGATCACTACATCAACAACAGCAAGGCTCTCAGGGAAGCTATGTGCTTCCTTATGGATCCTAACCTAGGAAGGAGTGTCTGCTATGTTCAGTTTCCACAAAGGTTCGATGGTATTGATAGGAATGATCGATATGCCAACAGGAACACCGTGTTTTTCGAT ATTAACTTGAGGGGTCTTGATGGCATTCAAGGACCAGTTTATGTGGGAACTGGTTGTGTTTTCAACAGAACAGCTCTATATGGTTATGAGCCCCCAATTAAGCAAAAGAAGAAGGGTGGTTTCTTGTCATCACTATGTGGTGGCAGGAAGAAGGCAAGCAAATCCAAAAAGGGCTCAGATAAGAAGTCACAGAAGCATGTGGACAGTTCCGTGCCAGTATTCAATCTTGAAGATATAGAGGAGGGAGTTGAAG GTGCTGGATTTGATGACGAGAAATCACTTCTTATGTCTCAAATGAGCTTGGAGAAGAGATTTGGCCAATCTGCAGCTTTTGTTGCCTCCACACTGATGGAATATGGTGGTGTTCCTCAGTCTGCAACTCCAGAATCTCTTCTGAAAGAAGCTATTCATGTCATAAGTTGTGGCTATGAGGACAAGACTGAATGGGGATCTGAG ATTGGGTGGATCTATGGTTCTGTGACAGAAGATATTCTTACTGGATTCAAGATGCATGCGCGAGGCTGGCGGTCAATTTACTGCATGCCTAAGCGGCCAGCTTTCAAGGGATCTGCTCCCATCAATCTTTCAGATCGTCTGAACCAAGTGCTCCGGTGGGCTCTTGGTTCTGTGGAAATTCTTTTCAGCCGGCATTGCCCCTTATGGTATGGCTATGGAGGACGCCTGAAGTTCTTGGAGAGATTTGCTTACATCAACACCACCATTTACCCACTCACTTCTATCCCGCTTCTCATATACTGTGTTCTGCCTGCCATCTGTCTGCTCACTGGGAAGTTCATCATCCCAGAG ATTAGCAACTTCGCTAGTATTTGGTttatctctctctttctttcaaTTTTTGCCACTGGTATCCTCGAGATGAGGTGGAGTGGTGTTGGCATTGATGAGTGGTGGAGGAATGAACAATTCTGGGTTATTGGAGGTATCTCTGCCCATCTTTTCGCCGTCTTCCAGGGTCTTCTCAAGGTGCTTGCTGGTATCGACACCAACTTTACTGTCACATCAAAGGCCTCTGATGAAGATGGTGACTTTGCGGAGCTCTACATGTTCAAGTGGACAACTCTTCTCATCCCTCCAACAACCATCTTGATCATCAACCTGGTCGGTGTTGTTGCTGGTACCTCCTATGCTATCAACAGCGGTTACCAATCATGGGGGCCACTCTTTGGCAAGCTCTTCTTCGCCTTCTGGGTGATTGTTCACTTGTACCCATTCCTGAAGGGTCTCATGGGCAGGCAAAACCGCACCCCAACCATCGTGGTTGTCTGGGCGATTCTTCTTGCTTCGATCTTCTCCTTGCTGTGGGTTCGCATCGATCCGTTCACTACCCGTGTCACTGGCCCAGATACTCAAACATGTGGCATCAACTGCTAG